In Halogeometricum sp. S1BR25-6, a single genomic region encodes these proteins:
- a CDS encoding deoxyribodipyrimidine photo-lyase codes for MATVSRNEPTPSPGAPPESGEACVLWHRRNLRLADDRAVEYATANYDTVCPLFVFDPRFYGANGLACDARLRFLHECLVDLEDRYAEAGTTLLYTHGSPIDVLDSFLDAGWDIVVNREATGRYGKERDDALVAREGVRFVDDDGIRYGQSDREGWQDHAEAYFEDEPNRPHESGFGTHGLSTTVDTDAIEREYDVSPSKTGISTGGAGHVQRPS; via the coding sequence ATGGCTACAGTCTCCCGTAACGAGCCGACGCCGTCGCCCGGCGCCCCGCCGGAGTCCGGAGAGGCGTGCGTCCTCTGGCACCGGCGCAACCTCCGCCTCGCCGACGACCGAGCGGTCGAGTACGCGACGGCGAACTACGACACCGTCTGTCCCCTGTTCGTCTTCGACCCGCGGTTCTACGGGGCGAACGGTCTCGCCTGCGACGCCCGACTCCGCTTTCTTCACGAGTGTCTGGTTGACCTCGAAGACCGGTACGCGGAGGCGGGGACGACGCTGCTCTACACCCACGGGTCGCCAATCGACGTCCTCGACTCGTTCCTCGACGCGGGGTGGGATATCGTGGTCAACAGGGAGGCGACGGGGCGGTACGGGAAGGAGCGAGACGACGCCCTCGTCGCCCGCGAGGGGGTGCGGTTCGTCGACGACGACGGCATCCGGTACGGGCAGTCCGACCGGGAAGGATGGCAGGACCACGCGGAGGCGTACTTCGAGGACGAACCAAACCGCCCGCACGAGTCGGGATTCGGAACGCACGGGCTCTCGACGACGGTCGATACCGACGCCATCGAGCGCGAGTACGACGTTTCACCGTCGAAGACGGGCATCTCGACGGGCGGCGCTGGACACGTTCAGCGACCTTCGTGA
- a CDS encoding IclR family transcriptional regulator: protein MTSETGTKRIEASERTLEILGFLAGRERTTATEVAEHLGVAKSTTHYHLKTLEDAEFVVRDREGYRVSLNLLTMGHDVVSQMATYQAGKAKVDELARETGELCILMVEEHGYGFYIYDNRGEGAVNFDTAGNRKRLHDNALGKAFLSQAPPERVDEIVDRHGLPATTRQTITDRDRLDAELEQARSEGVAFDYEEQLNGLCCVAAPIRDTHSEGVSVRGAISVAVPASRAQDEYFTEELRRAVSDAANIIELDLQEY, encoded by the coding sequence ATGACGAGCGAAACGGGGACCAAGCGAATCGAAGCGTCCGAGCGAACCCTGGAGATTCTCGGCTTCCTCGCCGGCCGCGAACGAACGACGGCGACGGAGGTGGCCGAGCACCTCGGCGTCGCGAAGAGTACGACGCACTACCACCTGAAGACGCTGGAGGACGCGGAGTTCGTCGTCCGCGACCGCGAGGGATACCGAGTGAGTCTGAACCTGCTCACGATGGGTCACGACGTCGTCTCGCAGATGGCCACCTATCAGGCGGGGAAGGCGAAGGTGGACGAACTCGCCCGCGAGACGGGCGAACTCTGCATCCTGATGGTCGAAGAGCACGGCTACGGCTTCTACATCTACGACAACCGGGGCGAGGGCGCGGTCAACTTCGACACCGCGGGGAACAGAAAGCGGCTCCACGACAACGCCCTCGGGAAGGCGTTCCTCTCGCAGGCGCCACCCGAACGCGTCGACGAAATCGTCGACCGGCACGGGTTGCCGGCGACGACGCGACAGACGATTACCGACCGCGACCGATTGGACGCGGAACTGGAGCAAGCGCGCTCCGAGGGCGTCGCTTTCGACTACGAGGAGCAACTGAACGGCCTCTGCTGCGTCGCTGCTCCCATCAGGGACACCCACTCCGAGGGCGTGTCCGTCAGAGGCGCCATCAGCGTCGCCGTCCCGGCCAGTCGCGCACAGGACGAGTACTTCACCGAGGAACTTCGGCGGGCGGTGTCGGACGCGGCGAACATCATCGAGCTGGATCTACAGGAGTATTGA
- a CDS encoding amidohydrolase family protein translates to MYYQDGEEIFVIDGHVHLWDAREENIIHEGGEEFIQCFYDYHTGFTPEEREWDLDEYRYYGPDRMTEDLFGNAAADMAVFQPTYLTDFYDEGFNTIDQNAELAEEYPERFVLNGAFDPRDGEAGMRDLERQKEEYDIQGVKVYTAEWKGDSKGWRLDSDEAFEFLEKCADLGIDKIHAHKGPTIRPLNRDAFDVADIDDAASSFPDLDFVVEHVGLPRLDDFCWIAAQEPNVYGGLAVAAPMAQNRPRKFGEIMGELLFWLGEDRIIFGSDYALWNPDWLVETVMNAELTDEQKDEYGIELSPDVMKKIMGENVADLYDIDIEAKKEQFRSDDVTEEFGLGDHYGAPDATAD, encoded by the coding sequence ATGTACTACCAAGACGGAGAGGAGATATTCGTCATCGACGGGCACGTCCACCTCTGGGACGCCCGAGAGGAGAACATCATACACGAGGGCGGCGAGGAGTTCATCCAGTGTTTCTACGACTACCACACCGGATTCACTCCGGAGGAGCGAGAGTGGGACCTCGATGAGTATCGCTACTACGGACCCGACCGAATGACCGAGGACCTGTTCGGGAACGCGGCGGCCGACATGGCGGTCTTCCAACCGACCTACCTGACCGACTTCTACGACGAGGGGTTCAACACCATCGACCAGAACGCCGAGTTGGCCGAGGAGTACCCCGAGCGGTTCGTACTCAACGGCGCGTTCGACCCGCGCGACGGCGAAGCCGGGATGCGCGACCTCGAACGGCAAAAAGAGGAGTACGATATCCAGGGCGTCAAAGTCTACACCGCCGAGTGGAAGGGCGACTCGAAGGGCTGGCGCCTCGACAGCGACGAGGCGTTCGAGTTCTTGGAGAAGTGCGCGGACCTCGGCATCGACAAGATTCACGCGCACAAGGGCCCGACGATTCGGCCGCTGAACCGCGACGCGTTCGACGTCGCGGACATCGACGACGCGGCGAGTTCGTTCCCCGACCTGGATTTCGTCGTCGAACACGTCGGACTCCCCCGACTGGACGACTTCTGTTGGATCGCCGCCCAAGAGCCGAACGTTTACGGCGGCCTCGCCGTCGCGGCGCCGATGGCGCAGAATCGACCGCGGAAGTTCGGCGAGATAATGGGCGAACTGCTGTTCTGGTTGGGCGAGGACCGCATCATCTTCGGCTCGGACTACGCCCTGTGGAATCCGGATTGGCTGGTCGAGACGGTGATGAACGCCGAACTCACCGACGAACAAAAGGACGAGTACGGCATCGAACTCTCGCCCGACGTGATGAAGAAGATCATGGGCGAGAACGTCGCCGACCTGTACGACATCGACATCGAGGCGAAGAAAGAACAGTTCCGCTCGGACGACGTGACCGAGGAGTTCGGGCTCGGAGACCACTACGGCGCCCCCGACGCCACCGCGGACTGA
- a CDS encoding iron-sulfur cluster assembly protein — protein sequence MSSSTHNDGGPSVPDVRERLDRVTDPELDESIVELGYVDDITPRGSTVDVTFSLPTAWCSPAFAWMMAVDARDEVESLPSVETATVTLRDHMHDSEITEGVNARASFASTFPDADGDVASIRASLDDKARVGRQFEALNALVDAGLTDRQIVELRREDLSLDDGAVFVRDGSVGISVDREPLAEYVEKVEATGLVETGSDVLFRTPEGDPISPDEFDLVHKRSRLANVNMTGQGNICDALNEARFDPDRPETYGPDGEES from the coding sequence ATGTCGAGCAGCACCCACAACGACGGCGGTCCGTCCGTTCCCGACGTGCGCGAGCGACTGGACCGCGTCACCGACCCGGAACTCGACGAGTCCATCGTCGAACTCGGCTACGTCGACGACATCACTCCCCGGGGTTCGACCGTCGACGTGACGTTTTCGCTTCCGACGGCGTGGTGCTCGCCCGCGTTCGCCTGGATGATGGCCGTCGACGCCCGCGACGAGGTGGAGTCGCTCCCGTCGGTCGAGACGGCGACGGTGACGCTCCGGGACCACATGCACGACTCGGAGATAACCGAGGGCGTCAACGCGCGCGCGTCGTTCGCGTCGACGTTCCCGGACGCCGACGGCGACGTGGCTAGCATTCGAGCCTCGCTGGACGACAAGGCGCGCGTCGGCCGACAGTTCGAGGCGCTGAACGCACTCGTGGACGCCGGTCTCACCGACCGACAGATCGTCGAGTTGCGACGCGAGGACCTCTCGCTTGACGACGGCGCCGTGTTCGTCCGGGACGGGTCGGTCGGCATCTCCGTCGACCGGGAACCGCTCGCCGAGTACGTCGAGAAGGTCGAAGCAACGGGCTTGGTCGAGACGGGTTCGGACGTGCTGTTCCGAACGCCGGAGGGTGACCCCATCTCCCCCGACGAGTTCGACCTCGTCCACAAGCGGAGTCGCCTCGCGAACGTCAACATGACCGGGCAGGGAAACATCTGCGACGCGCTCAACGAGGCGCGGTTCGACCCCGACCGACCGGAGACGTACGGTCCGGACGGCGAGGAGTCGTGA
- a CDS encoding NAD(P)-dependent alcohol dehydrogenase produces the protein MLAARLHEYTEDMSEPLSIDEVDRPSVDVSDGIVVEVEGAGWCQTDNHIIEGMWTDYVEQTLPMTLGHENAGTVVDVGEEVNTVEEGDRVICHPVATCGTCRACRLGNDMYCEDLSFPGLTTDGGFAEYLRTNERAVIPLPGDVDPADIAPHADAGITAYHAVKKAVDELNPGDAAVVVGVGGLGHIGLQCLNAMSAADIVALDVKEAARDLASDLGARHTIDPTSEDVPSAIDDFTDGSGAQQIIDFVGADETTALGPDIAAPGADHHIVGYGGHVHEPSQTLVDGELAYRGTLVGRYTELQELVALVDRGDVELRTSRYDLSEINTVAERLEHGEIEGRAVIVP, from the coding sequence ATGCTAGCAGCACGTTTGCACGAGTACACCGAGGACATGAGCGAACCGCTCTCCATCGACGAGGTCGACCGACCCTCCGTCGACGTCTCCGACGGCATCGTCGTGGAGGTCGAGGGAGCGGGGTGGTGTCAGACTGACAACCACATCATCGAGGGGATGTGGACCGACTACGTCGAGCAGACGCTCCCGATGACGCTCGGCCACGAGAACGCCGGCACCGTCGTCGACGTCGGCGAGGAGGTGAACACGGTCGAGGAGGGCGACCGGGTCATCTGCCACCCCGTCGCGACGTGCGGGACCTGTCGAGCGTGCCGCCTCGGCAACGACATGTACTGCGAGGACCTGTCGTTCCCGGGACTCACGACTGACGGCGGCTTCGCGGAGTACCTCCGCACGAACGAACGCGCCGTCATCCCGCTTCCGGGCGACGTCGACCCGGCGGATATCGCGCCGCACGCCGACGCCGGCATCACGGCCTACCACGCGGTCAAGAAGGCGGTGGACGAACTGAACCCCGGCGACGCGGCCGTCGTCGTCGGCGTCGGCGGCCTCGGACACATCGGGCTGCAGTGTCTGAACGCGATGAGCGCCGCCGATATCGTCGCCTTGGACGTGAAGGAGGCCGCTCGCGACCTCGCGTCGGACCTCGGCGCGAGACACACTATCGACCCGACGTCGGAGGATGTACCGAGTGCCATCGACGACTTCACCGACGGGAGCGGCGCCCAACAGATCATCGACTTCGTCGGCGCCGACGAGACCACCGCGCTCGGGCCCGACATCGCCGCGCCGGGAGCGGACCACCACATCGTCGGCTACGGCGGCCACGTCCACGAACCCTCCCAGACGCTCGTCGACGGCGAACTCGCCTACCGGGGGACGCTCGTCGGGCGCTACACCGAACTGCAGGAACTCGTCGCCCTCGTCGACCGGGGAGACGTCGAACTCCGGACGAGCCGATACGACCTCTCGGAGATAAACACCGTCGCGGAGCGCCTCGAACACGGGGAAATTGAGGGTCGGGCGGTCATCGTTCCCTAG
- a CDS encoding amino acid-binding protein, translated as MSEAESSVQSYTLRLELVDEPGELLRSLKPIAEKGGNLLSIFHERGNVTPRGYIPVVVDVEATPDRFEKIVEALSQTNINVIQAGTERYSKELTVLLSGHLINTDFSNTLSRIQETRSATVTDISISAPQGSTETSSARVRMATQAGSKDEVLASIREIAEEKDLRIVEPLVAGGHT; from the coding sequence ATGAGTGAGGCGGAGAGCTCCGTTCAGTCGTACACGCTTCGTCTCGAACTCGTCGACGAACCCGGCGAACTGCTCCGCTCGCTCAAACCCATCGCGGAGAAGGGCGGAAACCTCCTCTCTATCTTCCACGAACGAGGAAACGTCACTCCACGAGGCTACATCCCCGTCGTCGTCGACGTTGAGGCCACTCCGGACCGCTTCGAGAAGATTGTCGAAGCGCTGAGTCAGACCAATATCAACGTCATCCAGGCCGGCACCGAGCGGTACAGTAAGGAGCTGACTGTCCTTCTCTCCGGTCACCTCATCAATACCGACTTCTCGAACACGCTCTCTCGCATCCAGGAGACCCGGAGCGCGACCGTGACTGACATCTCCATCTCCGCACCCCAGGGGTCCACCGAGACGTCCAGCGCACGCGTCCGGATGGCCACGCAGGCAGGGTCGAAAGACGAAGTCCTCGCGTCGATCAGAGAGATCGCCGAGGAGAAGGACCTCCGCATCGTGGAACCGCTCGTCGCGGGTGGCCATACGTGA
- a CDS encoding homoserine dehydrogenase, which produces MNVGVLGAGAVGGSVVELAEEYGHTVTVFADSQSAVVDPDGIDAAAALSAKRTDGRVGSADPEAALDAEYDVLVEATPTTLGDAEPGFSHVRTALERDRHVVLANKGPIAERYGDIRRLEAESAGTVRFEATVGGALPVISTIEGFGPSRVGSLHGVLNGTANFILSRMSAEGLDYEHVLVEAQDLGVAETDPTFDVDGTDTALKGVIVANLLFEGEYSLEDASIEGIQALSGNMLELAREDGQTVRLIAEVRNGNIRVSPRLVPRESPVAPSGTHNAVQLTVEDAGQVTLSGRGAGGAETATAVLADVGRLGENRR; this is translated from the coding sequence GTGAACGTCGGCGTCCTCGGCGCTGGTGCCGTCGGTGGGTCGGTGGTCGAACTCGCAGAGGAGTACGGACACACCGTCACCGTGTTCGCCGACTCCCAGAGCGCCGTCGTGGACCCCGACGGTATCGACGCCGCGGCGGCTCTCTCGGCGAAGCGCACCGACGGCAGAGTCGGGTCGGCCGACCCGGAGGCGGCGCTGGACGCCGAGTACGACGTACTCGTGGAGGCGACGCCGACGACGCTCGGTGACGCCGAACCGGGCTTCTCGCACGTTCGGACCGCGCTCGAACGCGACCGTCATGTCGTGTTAGCGAACAAGGGTCCGATCGCCGAGCGGTACGGTGATATCCGGCGACTCGAAGCCGAGAGCGCGGGCACGGTCCGATTCGAGGCCACCGTCGGTGGCGCTCTCCCGGTCATCTCCACTATCGAGGGGTTCGGTCCGTCTCGAGTTGGCTCGCTCCATGGTGTGTTGAACGGGACGGCGAACTTCATCCTCTCGCGGATGAGCGCCGAGGGACTGGACTACGAACACGTTCTCGTGGAGGCCCAAGACCTCGGTGTGGCCGAGACCGACCCGACGTTCGACGTTGACGGGACGGACACCGCGCTCAAGGGAGTCATCGTCGCCAACCTCCTCTTCGAAGGAGAGTACAGTCTCGAAGATGCCTCCATCGAAGGTATCCAGGCGCTCTCCGGGAACATGCTCGAACTGGCGCGTGAGGACGGACAGACGGTTCGGCTCATCGCGGAGGTGCGCAACGGAAACATCCGGGTGAGTCCGCGTCTCGTTCCGAGAGAGAGTCCGGTCGCCCCCTCCGGAACGCACAATGCGGTCCAGTTGACGGTCGAAGACGCCGGACAGGTGACCCTTTCCGGTCGCGGCGCAGGCGGTGCCGAAACGGCGACCGCGGTCCTGGCCGATGTCGGGCGCTTGGGCGAAAACAGACGCTAG
- a CDS encoding type I 3-dehydroquinate dehydratase, which yields MADLIEFRMDKAEDPVGQLEAYDGELPIIATNRARWFGGKANDTGRLDDLFSASRFDAVEFVDIEFETIRSKKWLAHEFRENDVQLIISHHDFEETPERPVLDAIIEQCAAYGDIAKVATFPQDQADTLTLLEAVHAATQKGIDVAGISMGELGSHTRIIGHLYGSKLGYAPLLADDVDYAPGQIPLEKLASLIELTKNNSVDDDVMDTLRNEVSVPKEIPLSD from the coding sequence ATTGCTGATCTCATCGAATTTCGGATGGACAAAGCGGAGGATCCGGTCGGACAACTGGAGGCGTACGACGGCGAACTGCCGATCATCGCGACGAACCGGGCCCGGTGGTTCGGCGGAAAAGCGAACGACACGGGGCGACTCGACGACCTCTTCTCCGCGTCGCGGTTCGACGCCGTCGAATTCGTCGACATCGAGTTCGAGACGATTCGCTCGAAGAAGTGGCTGGCGCACGAGTTCCGCGAAAACGACGTGCAACTCATCATCTCCCACCACGACTTCGAGGAGACACCCGAGAGACCGGTTTTGGACGCGATTATCGAACAGTGTGCGGCGTACGGCGACATCGCCAAGGTAGCGACATTTCCGCAGGACCAAGCGGACACGCTCACCCTCCTCGAAGCCGTCCACGCCGCCACGCAGAAAGGAATCGACGTCGCCGGCATCTCGATGGGCGAACTGGGAAGCCACACCCGCATCATCGGTCACCTCTACGGTTCGAAGCTCGGATACGCGCCGCTATTGGCGGACGACGTCGATTACGCGCCGGGGCAGATTCCGCTCGAAAAGCTCGCCTCGCTCATCGAACTCACGAAGAACAACAGCGTCGACGACGACGTGATGGACACCCTCCGGAACGAGGTATCGGTCCCCAAGGAAATTCCGCTGTCGGACTAG
- a CDS encoding type I 3-dehydroquinate dehydratase: MDVDECRLVGVTDDLATVGEVRTLADYVEFRLGSAANPRAQLSSYADDIPLVLSPRAATEGGETLAFDEVASMVSVAPPDIVAMVEVPLEDADDEGEVLPGIRERGVQVLISSYTNEKTPSKRDLREIISRCRERGDLVKIVVSVKDEGDALVLLECLNDASREGTKIAGYGTGAAGKHTRVISAFYGSTLAYAPIRPDDRSDDIGLKQLADVLETITNTEGIEHRDGLSGNR, encoded by the coding sequence ATGGACGTTGACGAGTGTCGACTGGTGGGTGTGACCGACGACTTGGCGACGGTTGGGGAAGTCCGGACGCTGGCCGACTACGTTGAGTTTCGGTTGGGGAGCGCGGCGAATCCACGGGCCCAACTGTCGAGTTATGCTGACGACATTCCGCTCGTCCTCTCCCCCAGAGCGGCCACTGAAGGTGGCGAGACGCTCGCATTCGACGAGGTGGCGAGTATGGTCTCCGTTGCGCCGCCGGATATCGTGGCGATGGTGGAGGTGCCGTTGGAGGACGCGGACGACGAAGGGGAGGTACTTCCCGGAATTCGTGAACGAGGAGTCCAAGTACTAATATCGAGCTATACCAACGAAAAAACCCCATCGAAACGCGATCTCCGAGAGATCATTTCCCGATGCCGAGAGCGCGGTGACCTCGTCAAAATCGTCGTCTCCGTCAAAGATGAGGGTGACGCGCTAGTGTTGTTGGAGTGTCTGAACGATGCATCGCGCGAGGGTACAAAGATTGCGGGCTACGGGACCGGAGCGGCCGGAAAGCACACTCGAGTAATCAGCGCGTTCTACGGGTCGACGTTAGCGTACGCTCCGATTCGCCCCGACGATCGATCGGATGACATCGGGTTGAAACAGCTCGCCGATGTGCTAGAGACGATAACAAATACGGAAGGAATTGAGCATAGAGACGGACTGTCGGGAAACAGATAG
- a CDS encoding 4-carboxy-4-hydroxy-2-oxoadipate aldolase/oxaloacetate decarboxylase, which produces MHTVEHDVDRPDSDVVAAFEDVPSTIVSDVTGNVGLTMDSGIRPAYDGVEMAGTAVTVNASPGDNLIIHKAITMTEPGDVLVIDCNGYTETGHLGELMCTSCQANDLSGIIIDGAYRDSREIAEMEFPVYGRGINPQGPLKQDPGSINVTVSCGGVSVDPGDIVIGDDDGVAVIPQEGAEDVLERSREKLDSEDSVREEVLGGEYLYELNGYDELFDNLTIVGPEDSIQ; this is translated from the coding sequence ATGCACACGGTAGAGCATGACGTAGACCGGCCGGATAGCGACGTCGTCGCGGCGTTCGAAGACGTGCCAAGCACCATCGTCTCGGACGTCACCGGAAACGTCGGACTGACGATGGACTCGGGTATCCGACCGGCGTACGACGGCGTGGAGATGGCCGGGACGGCGGTCACTGTCAACGCGTCGCCCGGCGATAACCTGATCATCCACAAGGCGATTACGATGACCGAACCGGGAGACGTTCTCGTCATCGACTGCAACGGCTACACCGAAACGGGCCACCTCGGCGAACTGATGTGCACCTCGTGTCAGGCAAACGATCTCTCCGGAATCATCATCGACGGCGCCTACCGGGACAGTCGAGAGATAGCGGAGATGGAGTTCCCGGTGTACGGCCGGGGAATAAACCCGCAGGGACCGCTCAAGCAGGACCCGGGGTCGATAAACGTCACCGTCTCCTGCGGCGGGGTAAGCGTGGACCCCGGCGACATCGTCATCGGCGACGACGACGGCGTCGCCGTGATTCCGCAGGAAGGTGCCGAAGACGTGCTAGAACGCTCCCGCGAGAAGCTCGATTCGGAGGATTCCGTCCGTGAGGAGGTCTTGGGTGGGGAATACCTCTACGAACTCAACGGCTACGACGAACTATTCGACAACTTGACTATTGTCGGGCCGGAAGATTCCATTCAGTAA
- a CDS encoding zinc-dependent alcohol dehydrogenase encodes MRGLAKTERTEGYVELIERERPIPAADEVLIEVEYAGMCGSDAGIYKFKAPFERMDLPTVIGHEYTGRVVEIGEDVTKFALDDRVVERPIRPCGDCYQCEIGEENVCQHTELTGIDHDGAYGELIAVPADVLHPVPDGVPAKHAAIVEPTAIATRAVIENSRVSPGDRVLVEGPGPIGLLCAQVAAAQGGDVVVSGVGRDSKYRLPLARDLGFEALDVAETDIASHRERLTDGIGYDVVFDTTGHPSGLPTAADEVRKGGQIVLVGQTGETTMPYSPLVRAEIDLQCSYGATYEDFERGLRLIQAGDVDCETFVDDRFSLLNAEEAFEAFLAGETCKPVFDVSVL; translated from the coding sequence ATGCGTGGATTAGCGAAGACAGAGCGTACTGAAGGGTACGTCGAACTCATCGAGCGAGAGCGCCCGATACCGGCGGCCGACGAGGTACTCATCGAGGTGGAGTACGCCGGCATGTGCGGCAGCGACGCGGGCATCTACAAGTTCAAGGCGCCGTTCGAGCGCATGGACCTCCCGACGGTCATCGGTCACGAGTACACCGGCCGTGTCGTCGAAATCGGCGAGGACGTGACGAAGTTCGCACTCGACGACCGGGTGGTCGAACGACCGATCCGGCCGTGCGGCGACTGCTACCAGTGCGAAATCGGCGAGGAGAACGTCTGTCAGCACACGGAGCTCACTGGTATCGACCACGACGGCGCCTACGGGGAACTCATCGCCGTCCCGGCGGACGTCCTCCACCCCGTCCCCGACGGCGTCCCGGCGAAGCACGCCGCGATCGTCGAACCGACGGCCATCGCGACGCGCGCCGTCATCGAGAACTCCCGGGTTAGCCCCGGCGACCGCGTCCTCGTCGAGGGGCCGGGACCCATCGGACTGCTGTGCGCGCAGGTCGCTGCGGCGCAGGGCGGCGACGTGGTCGTCTCCGGGGTCGGACGGGACTCGAAGTATCGCCTGCCACTCGCCCGCGACCTCGGATTCGAGGCGCTCGATGTGGCTGAGACGGACATCGCGTCGCATCGCGAGCGACTGACGGACGGTATCGGGTACGACGTCGTCTTCGACACGACGGGACACCCGTCCGGGTTGCCCACCGCCGCGGACGAGGTGCGGAAGGGAGGCCAGATCGTGCTCGTCGGGCAGACCGGTGAGACGACGATGCCGTACTCCCCGCTCGTCCGGGCCGAAATCGACCTCCAGTGCAGTTACGGGGCGACCTATGAGGACTTCGAGCGCGGACTGCGGCTCATTCAGGCTGGCGACGTCGATTGCGAGACGTTCGTCGACGACCGGTTCTCGCTGCTCAACGCCGAGGAAGCGTTCGAGGCCTTCCTCGCGGGGGAGACTTGCAAACCCGTCTTCGACGTCTCGGTGCTCTGA
- a CDS encoding NAD-dependent epimerase/dehydratase family protein has translation MSTQRVLITGPFGEAGEALRNHLVGEDRYEFTFLDRNDHPDYETHVADVSDYEAIRPAFDGQDAVIHLAAQSDAGADFGDIVEPNIVGTYNVLKAAQDAEVEKLVFASSQRVMGLYEEDHAPDLYGEGYPLLLDHESLPKPDGYYGASKLFGENILRSHARRDAYPTQIFSLRISSVRTERYDHPYGDAERGVDRGNEHELGDEDEVWDQSQTGSWERGSEEYERMVKRLKATWTSQRDFAHLVECCLGNETVTYDTFYAVSDNASRWFDTEHAKEVLGYEPKDDGCRWDGPPEVKSASSES, from the coding sequence ATGAGCACGCAAAGAGTCCTCATTACGGGTCCGTTCGGCGAAGCGGGAGAAGCCCTGCGCAACCACTTGGTGGGCGAGGATCGATACGAGTTCACTTTCCTCGACCGAAACGACCACCCAGACTACGAGACGCACGTGGCCGACGTCAGCGACTACGAAGCGATCCGACCCGCCTTCGACGGGCAGGACGCAGTGATTCACCTCGCCGCCCAGTCCGACGCCGGGGCGGACTTCGGCGATATTGTCGAACCGAACATCGTCGGAACGTACAACGTCCTCAAGGCGGCACAGGACGCCGAGGTGGAGAAACTCGTGTTCGCGTCCTCGCAGCGAGTCATGGGGCTGTACGAGGAGGACCACGCGCCGGACCTCTACGGGGAGGGGTACCCGTTGCTACTCGACCACGAATCGCTTCCGAAACCCGACGGCTACTACGGCGCCTCGAAGCTCTTCGGCGAGAACATCCTCCGGTCGCATGCGCGACGCGACGCCTACCCGACGCAGATATTCTCGCTCCGCATCTCGAGCGTCCGGACGGAGCGATACGACCACCCGTACGGCGACGCGGAACGCGGCGTCGACAGAGGCAACGAGCACGAACTCGGCGACGAGGACGAGGTGTGGGACCAATCCCAAACGGGGTCCTGGGAGCGCGGAAGCGAGGAGTACGAACGAATGGTGAAGCGACTGAAGGCGACGTGGACGTCCCAGCGCGACTTCGCCCACCTCGTCGAGTGCTGTCTCGGGAACGAGACGGTGACGTACGATACGTTCTACGCCGTCAGCGACAACGCGTCCCGGTGGTTCGACACCGAGCACGCAAAGGAGGTTCTCGGATACGAACCGAAGGACGACGGCTGTCGATGGGACGGCCCGCCCGAAGTTAAGAGCGCCTCCTCGGAGTCGTAA